One segment of Lytechinus variegatus isolate NC3 chromosome 13, Lvar_3.0, whole genome shotgun sequence DNA contains the following:
- the LOC121426397 gene encoding retinol dehydrogenase 7-like, translating to MCLILTVTGVIVTIGIARIIEFCLRRPYIETITDKYVFITGCDTGFGNKLAKQLDTKGVHVIAACLTDKGRRDLDDVTSGRVKTLLLDVTDHDSVVKAYEEVVKIIPHQAALWGVVNNAGMSRNSGYVVWSRKEDYEKVLGVNLLGTVDVTLTFLPLLRKSSGRLVNVASCAGRMAGQPAGYCESKYAVEAFSDLVRRERKLFGFRFRVSIIEPGVFSTHIASKENMSNCVTSAWNRLSENEKEDFPESFLKKYIDEKSALIDKLSSRDLSQVTDVMEHALFSKWPRTRYAAGWDAKLLWVPLSYCPTWFQDIVWS from the exons ATGTGTTTGATACTGACGGTGACTGGTGTGATAGTGACGATCGGGATTGCAAGAATCATTGAATTTTGTTTAAGGAGACCTTACATAGAGACAATAACGGACAA GTATGTGTTCATTACTGGATGCGACACTGGATTCGGCAACAAACTTGCTAAGCAGCTAGATACCAAAGGTGTTCATGTCATCGCAGCCTGTCTGACCGACAAAGGTCGAAGAGAccttgatgacgtcacatccGGGAGGGTCAAGACCTTGCTCCTCGATGTCACTGATCATGATAGTGTTGTCAAAGCCTATGAAGAAGTGGTAAAGATTATACCACATCAGGCAG cCCTCTGGGGAGTTGTGAATAATGCTGGCATGTCGAGGAATTCTGGTTATGTGGTATGGAGCAGAAAAGAAGACTATGAGAAAGTATTAGGGGTAAACTTGCTCGGTACCGTCGACGTCACTCTGACGTTCTTACCGCTTCTCAGGAAAAGCAGCGGTCGATTGGTCAACGTCGCTAGCTGTGCCGGGCGGATGGCCGGTCAACCCGCGGGCTACTGTGAATCAAAATATGCCGTAGAGGCTTTTTCTGATTTAGTTAG GAGAGAGCGAAAACTCTTTGGTTTTCGCTTCCGCGTGAGCATCATCGAGCCTGGAGTTTTCTCTACCCATATAGCATCGAAAGAAAACATGTCGAACTGTGTTACATCAGCATGGAATCGTCTGTCTGAAAATGAGAAGGAAGATTTTCCTGAATCGTTCCTTAAGAAAT ATATCGACGAAAAATCGGCCCTCATCGATAAATTGTCATCACGTGACCTCTCGCAGGTCACTGACGTCATGGAGCATGCTCTGTTCTCTAAATGGCCTCGGACGAGATACGCTGCTGGGTGGGATGCTAAACTGTTATGGGTTCCCCTTTCATATTGCCCCACCTGGTTCCAGGACATTGTATGGTCATGA